The DNA sequence GCCAGCGGCCTGGGGCGCAGCAACAGCGCCCGGTGGCAAGGCGAACGCCAGGGCTGTCGCCTCAATCCATGATTCAGACCCGTTTTGCAAACCACTGAAAAACTCTGTGGGAGCGGGCTTGCCCGCGATGGCGGTGTATCAGGCGCCGAAAATGTCACTTCTGCCGGCGCAGTCGCTGGCAAGCCAGCTCCCACAGGATGGGTGTTGATCTCAAGAACTTCGCCTGACCCTAAAGCTTGCGGTTCCACCCTGTGGAACCACATTCGATTGTCCTCTCGCGTGTCTCGCGGTTATCTGGCGGTGAGCACGACCTGCCGTTCACGTGTCGTGAAACAACACCGAACAACAAGACCGGGAACACCCGCGCGAGGAGAACCGTCATGCCCCGACATCAGCACATTCTGGCCTGGCTCAACGATGTGGCCGCCGACCTGCACGCCACCCGCCAGGACATTCACGCTCACCCTGAACTCGGTTTCGAGGAAAGCCGCACCTCGGCGCTGGTCGCCAGGTCACTCGAAGCGTGGGGCTATGAAGTCCACACCGGCGTCGGCAAGACCGGCGTGGTCGGCGTACTGCGCAACGGCAGCAGCACACGCAGACTCGGGCTGCGCGCCGACATGGATGCACTGCCGATCATCGAGAACACCGGCGTCGCCTACAGCAGCCGCCATCAGGGCTGCATGCACGCCTGCGGTCATGACGGGCACACCGCGATGCTGCTCGGTGCGGCGCGTTATCTGGCCGCGACCCGCCAGTTCGACGGCACGCTGACGCTGATTTTCCAGCCCGCCGAAGAGGGGCAGGGCGGGGCTGAAGCGATGCTTGCCGACGGCCTGCTCGAACGCTTCCCGTGCGATGCGCTGTTCGGCATGCACAACATGCCGGGCCTGCCGGCGGGGCATCTTGGGTTTCGCGAAGGGCCGATGATGGCCTCGCAGGATCTGCTCACGGTGACCATCGAAGGCGTCGGCGGCCACGGCTCGATGCCGCATCTGGCGGTGGATCCGCTGGTCGCTGCTGCCAGTGTGGTGATGGCTTTGCAAACCGTGGTCGCGCGCAACATCGATGCGCAGCAGGCGGCGGTGGTGACGGTCGGCGCGTTGCAGGCCGGCGAGGCGGCCAACGTGATTCCGCAACAGGCGATCCTGCGCCTGAGCCTGCGTGCGCTGAATGCCGAGGTTCGCGAACAGACCCTGAACCGCGTGCGCTCGATCATCGAAGCCCAGGCCGAAAGCTTCGGCTGCACCTCAACCATCGAACACCGCCCGGCCTACCCGGTACTGGTCAACCACGCCGCCGAAACCGAGTTCGCCCGTCAGGTCGGCGTCGAACTGGTCGGTGCCGACGCCGTGGATGGCAACACACCGAAACTGATGGGCAGCGAAGACTTCGCCTGGATGCTCCAGCGCTGCCCCGGCGCCTACCTGTTCATCGGCAACGGCGTGACGCGGCCGATGGTGCATAACCCGGCCTACGACTTCAACGACGACATTCTGCTGACCGGCGCGGCGTATTGGGGCGCGCTCACCGAGAGCTGGCTCAAGCCGGCCTGATTTCTTCACTTTTTGCTGCCGCTGGAACGCAGGTGCGCACGCGCCTGCGTGGTCTACCAACAGCTTCTGGAGAATCCCCATGCAGACTTCCAACGCAGGCGTTTCGCGCACCCGGCAAGTGGTCGCCGCTGTCATCGGCAACGCCCTGGAATGGTACGACTTCATCGTTTACGGCTTTCTGGCGAGCATCATCGCCCGGCAATTTTTCCCGTCCGACGACGACTACGCCTCGCTGCTGATGGCGCTGGCGACCTTCGGCGTCGGCTTTTTCATGCGCCCGGTGGGCGGCATCCTGCTCGGCATCTACTCCGACCGCAAAGGTCGTAAAGCCGCGATGCAGATGATCATCCGCCTGATGACCGTGTCCATCGCCCTGATCGCGTTCGCGCCGAACTACGCCGCCATCGGCATGGGCGCGCCGCTGCTGATTGTGGTGGCGCGGATGCTTCAGGGCTTTGCCACGGGCGGTGAATATGCGAGCGCCACGGCGTTTCTGGTGGAGAGCGCGCCGGCCCATCGCAAGGGTTTGTACGGTTCGTGGCAACTGGTCGGGCAATGCCTGGCGGTG is a window from the Pseudomonas gozinkensis genome containing:
- a CDS encoding M20 aminoacylase family protein, with translation MPRHQHILAWLNDVAADLHATRQDIHAHPELGFEESRTSALVARSLEAWGYEVHTGVGKTGVVGVLRNGSSTRRLGLRADMDALPIIENTGVAYSSRHQGCMHACGHDGHTAMLLGAARYLAATRQFDGTLTLIFQPAEEGQGGAEAMLADGLLERFPCDALFGMHNMPGLPAGHLGFREGPMMASQDLLTVTIEGVGGHGSMPHLAVDPLVAAASVVMALQTVVARNIDAQQAAVVTVGALQAGEAANVIPQQAILRLSLRALNAEVREQTLNRVRSIIEAQAESFGCTSTIEHRPAYPVLVNHAAETEFARQVGVELVGADAVDGNTPKLMGSEDFAWMLQRCPGAYLFIGNGVTRPMVHNPAYDFNDDILLTGAAYWGALTESWLKPA